The following DNA comes from Mycolicibacterium lutetiense.
GGGAATCGCGCATCGAGATACACCATGACCTCTTCGAGCCGGGCCAAGCCGACGTCGTAGAGGTCCTGCATCTCATCCATGGTCGACGCCAGGCGCTTGGCGTACCGCTCGGGCTCGGTGGCCAGGATCCAGTCGGAAAACCGTTCCAGGTCGGCGAACTCGGCAGGTAGCAGGGCTGCTTTCGTCTCAGACATGCGCGACACTCCCGTTGGTATTGGCGGCCTTCTCGGCCTGCTCCGCCTTGTAATTGTCCACGTACTTGTGCGCGGTGTGGTGCAGGTGACGCAGCAGGACTTCCTGATCGCACAGCGGGAACTCGGTGACCGCCCGAGTGCCGATCTGGGTCTGGGTGGCCTCCAGGGTGTTGGCATCCTGCAGCGCGTATTCCTTGAAGGTCACCGCGGCGAGTTCCTGGCTCAGGCGCTGGCGGGTGTTCTTCGGCGGGACGAAGTACAGGTTGGCCTCGAAGATGTGGCTGTCCACGCCCGTCGGCCAGTAGTTGTAGGTCAGGTACCAGCCCGGAACCCACAGCAGCAGAGTCCAGTTGGGGAAGAACTCGAAGCTGTCCTGGCCCCAGGTGGGCTGGCGGGCCGGATTGACCGCCGGCGGGAGCTCGTCGGGCAGGATGCCCTTGATGTCGGGGCGGTCCCACGGGCCGAACAGACCGCTGTGCAGGATGCGCTCGATCGGCTTGACCATGTTGAGGTCCTTGGGTGGGGACATTCCACCCCAGGACGAGATCATCGAGTGGTCGCCCTTGATGTCGTAGTGCAGCGCCTCGAACCCGACCTTGGCCAGCTTTTCGGCCTCCTCCTTGGTCGCCTGCTTCATGTGCAGGATCGGCGCGTGATAGAACTCGATGAACGCGTCGATGAACAGCTTCCAGTTCGCCTTGATCTCGGCCTTGTAGCTGTAGACCTCGGTCATTTCATGGAACGGGTAGCCCTCGAGACCCTTCCCGAAATCGCCCATCGACTCGACCAGCGGCTTGGCGTCGTCGTCGAAGTTGACGAAGATGAAGCCTTCCCAGACCTCGCAGCGGACCGGCTTGAGCGGGTAGTCGGCTTTGTCGACGTCGAAGAACTCCTGCTCCTGCTGGATGAAGGTCAGGTCACCGTTCTGGGCGTAGCGCCAGGCGTGGTACTTGCAGGTGAACTGGCGGCAGCTGCCCGAGACTTCCTCGCCCGGGTAGTCGTTCCACACCAGCTTGTTACCGCGGTGCCGACAGATGTTGTAGAAGGCGCGGACCACACCTTCCTTGTCCTTGTTGATGATGATCGAGGTACCGGTGCCTGCCGACGGCATCTCGCGGGTGAAGTAGCTACCGGCCTTGGGCAGCCGCTCGACCCGGCCGACATGCAGCCAGGTCTTGCGGAAGATGGCCTGCTGCTCCAGCTTCCAGTGCTCGGGATCGATCGAATCGGTGTAATCGACCGGGGCGGTGCCCAGTTCGGGCCAGTTCTCGGTCCAGCTGCCGGCAGCTGGCTTCGGGAAGTGCGCCATTGTCTACCTCTTTCTTCTCAGGTTAGTGGCCGGATTCCGGCGCGATTCCAAAGGTGTTGTAAGCCATGGCCATCAGGCCGTAGCCGCCGATTGTGAAAACCAGGTCCATGCGCTGGCGCTCGGAGAGGTGCTCGCTCAGGGCAGCCCACGTGCCGTCCGAGATCTCCGAGTCGCCGTCCAGCTCGTCGACGGCGTTGAGGACGAGTTGATCGAGATCGGTGGACGCGTCGCCGCTGGTGCTGCTGGCGATCCGCTCATCGGTGAGCCCCTCGGCCTTGCCGATGAAGGCGTGGTGGGTCCACTCGTACTCGCACTTGCGGCGGTGGGCGATCCGAAGAATGGCAAGCTCGCGCATCTGCGGGTCCAACGTGGAGCGGAACAGCAGGTGATTGCTGAACCGCAGGAAGGCCTTGGTCAGTGAAGGGTGGCGGGCCAGCGTCGACAACGCGGTGCCTGCTCCTTCGGGGTTCAGCCGCTCCTCGGGGAGCATGACCGAAAGCGCTTTTCGCACATCGTCGTCCCACTCCTCGGCGGGCAAGGGGGCCAAGCGCACGGGGCGGTTCTCCTCTCGATGACCCATCGGTGACTCTCGGTTGCGAGAATCAGGTTCTCATTTCCGGCTAACAGGTTTCCATCTTTTGCGCCGATGGTCAACAAGAACGCGCCAGATTGTGCCGCGACCTGGCTAAATCTCCTCGTCAGCGGCATCAGACATTGATTCTCGTCAGATGAGAAGCTAGTTTTCTCTCATAGAGAACCAATGTGACGGCCCATGGAACGGAGCGAGGCAGTGCACAAAGACGACATGATCTTGATCAGCGTCGATGACCACATCATCGAACCGCCGAACATGTTCAAGAACCATCTACCGGCCAAGTACCGGGATGAGGCGCCACGTCTGGTGCACAACCCCGACGGGTCCGACACGTGGCAGTTCCGCGACACCGTGATCCCGAATGTGGCGCTGAACGCGGTGGCGGGCCGGCCCAAGGAGGAGTACGGATTGGAGCCCCAGGGCCTCGATGAGATCCGCAAGGGCTGCTATGACCCCGATGAGCGGGTCAAGGACATGAATGCCGGTGGCGTGCTGGCCACCATGAACTTCCCGTCGTTCCCGGGTTTTGCCGCCCGACTGTTCGCCACCGAGGATGCCGAGTTCTCGTTGGCATTGGTGCAGGCCTACAACGACTGGCACATCGACGAGTGGTGCGGGTCCAACCCGGGCCGCTTCATCCCGATGGCCATCCCGGCGATCTGGGACCCGCAGTTGTGTGCCGACGAGGTCCGGCGGGTGTCGAAGAAGGGCGTGCACTCGCTGACCTTCACCGAGAACCCGTCGACGCTGGGCTACCCGTCCTTCCACGACCTGGAGTACTGGAAGCCGTTGTGGGATGCGCTGGTCGACACCGACACGGTGATGAACGTGCACATCGGGTCGTCGGGCAAGCTGGCGATCACCGCCCCGGATGCGCCGATGGACGTGTTGATCACGCTGCAGCCGATGAACATCGTGCAGGCCGCCGCGGATCTGTTGTGGTCGGCACCGATCAAGGCGTACCCCGATCTCAAGATCGCGCTGTCCGAAGGCGGCACCGGGTGGATTCCCTACTTCCTGGACCGGGTGGACCGCACCTATGAGATGCACTCGACGTGGACCAAGCAGGATTTCGGTGGGAAAAAGCCCTCGGAGGTGTTCCGCGAGCACTTCATGACGTGTTTCATCTCCGATCCGATCGGCGTGAAGAACCGTCACGAGATCGGGGTGGACAACATCTGCTGGGAGATGGACTACCCGCACAGCGATTCGATGTGGCCGGGGGCCCCCGAGGAGTTGAACGCGGTATTCGAGACCTACGAGGTACCCGACGACGAGATCAACAAGATCACGCACGAGAACGCCATGCGGCTGTACCACTTTGAACCGTTCGTCCACGTTCCCAAGGAGCAGGCGACGGTCGGTGCATTGCGAAAGGCTGCTGAAGGTCATGATGTCGCCATCCGCGCCCTGAGCACGAAAGAGAAGACCGGCGCGAGCTTCGCGGACTTCCAGGCCAACGCCAAAGTCGTTGCCGGCGCGCGAGACTGAACGTCAAGACGAACGGCTGAGAAAAATGGGAGAACACACAGTGTCGGGCGGTATGAACTTCGAGCTGACCGAGGACCAGCAGCTGATCCGCAAATCCGTTGCGGAGCTGGCGGGCAAGTTCGACGATCACTATTGGATGGCCAAGGACCAGGCCCACGAATTCCCGCAGGAGTTCTACGACGCCATCGCGGGCGGTGGCTGGCTCGGGATGACCATCCCCGAGGAGTACGGCGGCCATGGACTCGGCATCACCGAGGCCACCATCCTGGCCGAGGAGGTGGCCCGGTCCGGCGGAGCCATGAACGCCGCCAGTGCGATCCACATGTCGATCTTCGGCATGCAGCCCGTGGTCGTCTTCGGCTCCGAGGAGATGAAGAAAGAGACCCTCCCACGGATCGTCAACGGCGACCTGCACGTGTGCTTCGGCGTCACCGAACCCGGTGCGGGCCTGGATACCTCACGGATCACCACGTTCGCCAAGAAGGATGGCGACAGTTATGTGGTCAACGGCCGCAAGGTGTGGATCTCCAAAGCGCTTGAGTCCGAGAAGATCCTGCTGCTCACCCGCACCGAGTCCCGCGAGGACGTCCAGAAGCGGGGTGGGAAGCCGACCGACGGGCTATCGCTGTTCCTGACCGACCTCGATCGCGATCACGTCGAGATCCGGCCCATCAACAAGATGGGCCGCAACGCGGTGAGCTCCAACGAGTTGTTCATCGACGATCTGCGGGTGCCCGCCGAGCACCTGATCGGCGAGGAAGGCAAGGGGTTCAAGTACATCCTGCACGGGCTCAACCCGGAGCGGATGCTGATCGCCGCCGAGGCGCTCGGTATCGGCCGGGTCGCGCTGGACCGTGCGGTCAAGTACGCCAACGAGCGGGTCGTGTTCGACCGGCCGATCGGCATGAACCAGGGAATCCAGTTCCCGCTCGCCGATTCGCTGGCCCGCCTCGATGCCGCCGAGCTGATCCTGCGCAAGGCCACCTGGCTCTACGACAACGGCAAGCCCTGCGGGCGTGAGGCCAACATGGCCAAGTATTTGTGCGCCGACGCGGGATTCGGGGCCGCCGACCGCGCACTGCAGACCCACGGCGGGATGGGTTACTCCGAGGAATACAACATCTCCCGGTTCTTCCGGGAGTCCCGACTGATGAAGATCGCGCCGGTGAGCCAGGAGATGATCCTGAACTTCCTCGCCGCGAACGTTCTGGGCCTGCCCAAGAGCTACTGAGGAGATTTCGAAGTTCCATGAGGACCTATTTCGACCTGACCGGACGTTCGGCGTTGGTGACCGGGGCCGGTGCCGGGATCGGCGCCGCGGTGTCCGAGGCGCTGGCCGCTGCCGGTGCCTCGGTGCTCGTCACCGACATCAGTGGTGACGCGGCTGCCGCGGTCGCCGAGCGGATCAACGCTGCCGGAGGCGGCAAATCCAGCCCTGTGGCGGGTGGCAAGGCCGACAGCGCAGCGCTCGACGTCAGTGACCGCGACGCGGCAGTGGCCGCCGCCGCGCAGGCCGCCGCGCTCGGTGGGGGCAACGTGCACATCGTGGTCAACAACGCGGGCGTCACCGCGCCGGCGATGTTCCCCAAGCTGACCGACGAGACGTTCCGGGTCACCTTCGACATCCACGTGATGGGCACCTTCCACGTCACCCAGGCTGTGCTGCCGCACATGCCCACCGACGGCACCGGCCGTGTCATCAACGTCACCTCGTCCGCCGGGATCACCGGCACCTTGGGCCAGGTCAACTATTCGGCGGCCAAGGCCGGCCTGATCGGCATGACCAAATCGCTGGCGCGGGAGCTGGCGGCCAAGAACATCATGGTCAACGCCCTCGCACCGCTCGCCGCAACGCCGATGACGGAAACCATCCGCACCAACGAGAAGTTCGCGGCCAACATGATGAACCGCATCCCGCTCAAGCGGTGGGCCGAGGCCGACGAGGTCGCCGGTGCGTTCGTCTTCCTGGCCTCCGATGCCGCGTCGTACATCACCGGGCAGGTGCTGCCGGTCGATGGCGGCATGGTTATGTGACGTTGTGAGCGAGTTTACGAGCGAACCATCAAGCAGAGCGGCGGAATCCGCCCTGCCCCTGGCCGGTATCACCGTCGTCGCGATGGAGCAGGCGGTCTCGGCGCCGATGTGCACCCGGGTGCTCGCTGACTTCGGTGCCCGGGTGATCAAGATCGAGAACCCCAAGGGCGGCGACTTCGCCCGTGACTACGACGACGTCGTGCTCGGGCAGGCGGCCCATTTCGTGTGGGCCAACCGGGGTAAGGAATCGGTCACCCTCAATCTGAAATCGACTGAGGGCATGGCGGTGCTGCACCGGTTGCTCGACGGTGCCGACGCGTTCGTGTCCAACCTCGCTCCCGGCGCCACCGCGCGCCTGGGACTGGGGCCCGAGGATCTCAAGGTGCGTCATCCGCAGGTGATCCCGGTGGAGATCGACGGCTACGGCCCAGGCGGTCCGCTGTCGCACAAGCGCGCCTACGACCTGCTGGTGCAGGCCGAGTCCGGATCGTGCGCGTCGACCGGTTACGCCGGGATGCCGGCGAAACCCGGTGCGGCGGTTGCCGATATCACCACCGGGCTGTACTCGGCCCTGTCGATCATGGCGCTGCTGCTCGGCCGGGCCCGCAACGGTGACACCGGTGCCGCACCGGCCGTGGCGGTCAGCCTGTTCGACACCATGACCGACATCATGGGATACCAACTGGCCTACACCCAGCATTCCGGGATCGACCAGGTGCCGCTGGGGATGAGCTCGCCGGCGGTGGCGCCCTATGGGTCGTTCGACACCCGCGACGGGCAGACGGTGGTGTTGGGGACCACCAACGACCGGGAATGGCAGCGGTTGGCCCGCGAGATCATCGAGCGGCCCGATCTCGCCGACGACCCACGCTTCGCCACCAACTCAGACCGCTGTGCGCATCGGGACGAGCTGAACAAGGCCATCGGATCCTGGTGTGCCCAACACGATCTCGATAACATTCAACAGACCGCCGATGATGCCGGGATCGGTAATTCGCGGTATAACCTGCCGAGCGAAGTGATCACGCATCCGCACCTGAAAGCACGGGACCGGTGGCGTCAGGTGCCCACTCCCAACGGGGAGATTTCCGCGCTGTTGCCTCCGCCGGTGATCAGCGGCGTGGAGCTGGGGATGGGTGCGGTGCCGGGACTCGGCGAGCACACCGATGCCATCCTGAGAGGTATCGGCCTGAGTGCCGAGCAGATCGACGCCCTGCGCGAGCAGGGTGCCGTCGGCCCGGCCTACCAGTCATAGTTCTAGAGGAGAATCCCATGCGCGAAACTGTCATCGTCGAGGCCGTCCGGACCCCGGTCGGCAAGCGCAACGGCGGCCTGTCCGGGTTCCACGCCGCCGACCTGTCGGCACTGGTGCTCAATGCGCTGGTCGAACGGGCGGGCATCAGCCCCGACATCATCGACGACGTGATCTGGGGCTGCGTCTCGCAGGTCGGCGATCAGTCCAGCAACATCGGCCGTTACTCGGTGCTGGCCGCGGGCTGGCCCGAACACATCCCGGGCACCACGGTCAACCGGGCCTGCGGATCCAGCCAGCAGGCACTGGATTTCGCGGTCCAGGCCGTGATGTCGGGCCAGCAGGACGTCGTCGTCGCAGGCGGGGTCGAGGTGATGAGCAAGGTGCCGTTGGGAGCGGCCCGGGCCACCGGTCAGCCGTACGGACCGAAAGTATTTCAGCGGTACCAGGATTTTTCGTTCAATCAGGGCATCTCGGCCGAGATGATCTCGCAGAAGTGGGGTTTCAGCCGGACTCAGCTGGACGAATACTCCGTTGCCTCGCACGAGCGGGCCGCCGCGGCCCAGGACCGCGGTGCCTTCGAGAACCAGATGATCACCGTGTTTCCCGACCCGGCAGATCAGCTGGACCCGGTCGTCGCCGACGAAGGAGTGCGTCGGGGTACGACGGTGGAGAAGCTCGCCGGCCTCAAGCCTGCCTTCGCCGACGACGGTGTCATCCACGCCGGAAACTCCTCACAGATCTCCGACGGTGCCGCGGCCCTGCTGGTGATGACAGCCGAAGCTGCTGTGACGATGGGTCTTTCGCCGATCGCGCGGTACCGTGCGGGCGCGGTGACCGGAGCCGATCCGGTGCTGATGCTGACCGGACCCATCCCGGCCACCGAGAAGGTGCTGCACAAGGCCGGTGTGCGCCTTGACGAGGTCGGGGTGTTCGAGGTGAACGAGGCGTTCGCCCCGGTGCCACTGGCCTGGCTGGCCGAGACCGGCGCCGACGAGGCCAAGCTGAACCCGCTCGGCGGCGCCATCGCTTTGGGGCACCCGCTCGGAGCGTCGGGCGCGGTGCTGATGACTCGAATGATCAATCATATGCGCGACAACGGAATCCGTTACGGCTTGCAGACCATGTGTGAGGGTGGCGGTACCGCCAACGCCACGCTGGTCGAGCTCATCGACTGACATCAGGGAGAAGTAGTGCAACGCAATCTGTTCACCGAGGACCACGAGGCTTTCCGCGCGCTCGCCCGCGATTTCATCGAAAAGGAAGTCGTCCCCGCCTATCCCGAGTGGGAGAAGGGCGGGCGCATGCCTCGTGACGTCTTCAAGCAGTTGGGTGAACTCGGCATGCTCGGGATGGCGATCCCCGAGGAGTACGGCGGCGCCGGTATCGACGACTACCGCTACAACGTGGTGCTGCAGGAGGAGGCGGCCCGCGCGCTGGTGACGTTGTCGACGGTGCGGACCCAGCTCGAGGTGATCCTTCCGTATTTCCTGCACTACGCGAACGACGAGCAGCGGCAGCGTTGGTTCCCCGGGCTGGCCGCGGGCACCTTGCTGACCGCGGTCGCGATGACCGAGCCGGGGACCGGATCGGATCTGGCCGGCATGCGTACCAGCGCGGTCCGTGACGGCGACGAATACGTGCTCAACGGCGCCAAGACGTTCATCACCGGTGGCATCCAGGCCGATCTGGTGGTCGTGGTGGCGCGGACCTCCACCGACCCGGAAAACCGCCGCAAGGGGCTGACCCTGCTGGTCGTCGAGGACGGCATGGCGGGTTTCGAGCGGGGCCGTGAGCTGGAGAAGATGGGCTGCAAGGTGCAGGACACCGCGGAGCTGTCGTTCACCGATGTCCGGGTTCCGGTGGCCAACGTGCTGGGGGTCGAGGGGGAGGCGTTCAGCTATCTCGGCCACAACCTGGCCCAGGAGCGGCTCACCGTGGCGGTCGGTTCGGTGGCTCAGGCCCGCTCGGCGATCGCCGCGGCAATCTCCTATACGAAGGACCGGAAGGCGTTCGGCCAGCCGGTGGCTTCCTTCCAGAACACCAAGTTCGAGATGGCGGCGTGCTCGACCGAGGTCGAGGCGGCCCAGGCAATGCTCGACCGGGCGGTGGCCCTGCACGTCGACGGCGAGCTGTCCGGTGCCGATGCGGCCCGGGTGAAATTGTTCTGCACGGAGATGCAGGCCCGGGTGATCGATCGTTGCCTGCAGCTCTTCGGCGGGTACGGCTACATGATGGAGTACCCCATCGCCCGGCTCTACACGGATGCCCGGGTGGCCCGGATCTATGCCGGGACCAGCGAGGTCATGAAGGTGATCATCGCCAAGTCGCTGGGGCTCTGAACCGGCACTCCCGGCGGTTGTGACGGCCGCCGGGAACTTCTTTCACTGAGACGCTTGTCACAGCGGTCAAACCAACCTACTGTGTGTTCACTAGGTTGGTTCGACGAAGGAGTTCGGTGGCTTCAGTGGCAAGTGTGCAGGGGCAGTCTCAGGGCGCGAGGCCCTATGCGACGCTCCTGGCCAAAGGGGAAGACCGCAGGCAGCGGATACTTTCTGTGGCTGAGAGGCTGCTGGCCCGCAATGGGTGGCGTAATACGTCGCTGGCTCAGATCGCCAGGGAAGCCGGTGTCACGTCCGCCGGCCTACTCCACCATTTCGAGTCCAAGGAGCAACTGCTCAACGCGGTGCTCGATGCGCGCGACCTGGACGACGACACCCATGCGGACCGGTCCGGGAACCTCGCCGACGAGATCAGGCGGGTAGCCGAACGGTTCGTCCGGGCGCCGGAGATGGTCGGCACCTTCACTGTCCTGCTGGTGGAGAACATCCAGCCCGATGCCCCGCTGCACGATCG
Coding sequences within:
- a CDS encoding aromatic ring-hydroxylating oxygenase subunit alpha, translated to MAHFPKPAAGSWTENWPELGTAPVDYTDSIDPEHWKLEQQAIFRKTWLHVGRVERLPKAGSYFTREMPSAGTGTSIIINKDKEGVVRAFYNICRHRGNKLVWNDYPGEEVSGSCRQFTCKYHAWRYAQNGDLTFIQQEQEFFDVDKADYPLKPVRCEVWEGFIFVNFDDDAKPLVESMGDFGKGLEGYPFHEMTEVYSYKAEIKANWKLFIDAFIEFYHAPILHMKQATKEEAEKLAKVGFEALHYDIKGDHSMISSWGGMSPPKDLNMVKPIERILHSGLFGPWDRPDIKGILPDELPPAVNPARQPTWGQDSFEFFPNWTLLLWVPGWYLTYNYWPTGVDSHIFEANLYFVPPKNTRQRLSQELAAVTFKEYALQDANTLEATQTQIGTRAVTEFPLCDQEVLLRHLHHTAHKYVDNYKAEQAEKAANTNGSVAHV
- a CDS encoding carboxymuconolactone decarboxylase family protein encodes the protein MRLAPLPAEEWDDDVRKALSVMLPEERLNPEGAGTALSTLARHPSLTKAFLRFSNHLLFRSTLDPQMRELAILRIAHRRKCEYEWTHHAFIGKAEGLTDERIASSTSGDASTDLDQLVLNAVDELDGDSEISDGTWAALSEHLSERQRMDLVFTIGGYGLMAMAYNTFGIAPESGH
- a CDS encoding amidohydrolase family protein, with protein sequence MHKDDMILISVDDHIIEPPNMFKNHLPAKYRDEAPRLVHNPDGSDTWQFRDTVIPNVALNAVAGRPKEEYGLEPQGLDEIRKGCYDPDERVKDMNAGGVLATMNFPSFPGFAARLFATEDAEFSLALVQAYNDWHIDEWCGSNPGRFIPMAIPAIWDPQLCADEVRRVSKKGVHSLTFTENPSTLGYPSFHDLEYWKPLWDALVDTDTVMNVHIGSSGKLAITAPDAPMDVLITLQPMNIVQAAADLLWSAPIKAYPDLKIALSEGGTGWIPYFLDRVDRTYEMHSTWTKQDFGGKKPSEVFREHFMTCFISDPIGVKNRHEIGVDNICWEMDYPHSDSMWPGAPEELNAVFETYEVPDDEINKITHENAMRLYHFEPFVHVPKEQATVGALRKAAEGHDVAIRALSTKEKTGASFADFQANAKVVAGARD
- a CDS encoding acyl-CoA dehydrogenase family protein, with the translated sequence MNFELTEDQQLIRKSVAELAGKFDDHYWMAKDQAHEFPQEFYDAIAGGGWLGMTIPEEYGGHGLGITEATILAEEVARSGGAMNAASAIHMSIFGMQPVVVFGSEEMKKETLPRIVNGDLHVCFGVTEPGAGLDTSRITTFAKKDGDSYVVNGRKVWISKALESEKILLLTRTESREDVQKRGGKPTDGLSLFLTDLDRDHVEIRPINKMGRNAVSSNELFIDDLRVPAEHLIGEEGKGFKYILHGLNPERMLIAAEALGIGRVALDRAVKYANERVVFDRPIGMNQGIQFPLADSLARLDAAELILRKATWLYDNGKPCGREANMAKYLCADAGFGAADRALQTHGGMGYSEEYNISRFFRESRLMKIAPVSQEMILNFLAANVLGLPKSY
- a CDS encoding SDR family NAD(P)-dependent oxidoreductase, whose protein sequence is MRTYFDLTGRSALVTGAGAGIGAAVSEALAAAGASVLVTDISGDAAAAVAERINAAGGGKSSPVAGGKADSAALDVSDRDAAVAAAAQAAALGGGNVHIVVNNAGVTAPAMFPKLTDETFRVTFDIHVMGTFHVTQAVLPHMPTDGTGRVINVTSSAGITGTLGQVNYSAAKAGLIGMTKSLARELAAKNIMVNALAPLAATPMTETIRTNEKFAANMMNRIPLKRWAEADEVAGAFVFLASDAASYITGQVLPVDGGMVM
- a CDS encoding CaiB/BaiF CoA transferase family protein → MSEFTSEPSSRAAESALPLAGITVVAMEQAVSAPMCTRVLADFGARVIKIENPKGGDFARDYDDVVLGQAAHFVWANRGKESVTLNLKSTEGMAVLHRLLDGADAFVSNLAPGATARLGLGPEDLKVRHPQVIPVEIDGYGPGGPLSHKRAYDLLVQAESGSCASTGYAGMPAKPGAAVADITTGLYSALSIMALLLGRARNGDTGAAPAVAVSLFDTMTDIMGYQLAYTQHSGIDQVPLGMSSPAVAPYGSFDTRDGQTVVLGTTNDREWQRLAREIIERPDLADDPRFATNSDRCAHRDELNKAIGSWCAQHDLDNIQQTADDAGIGNSRYNLPSEVITHPHLKARDRWRQVPTPNGEISALLPPPVISGVELGMGAVPGLGEHTDAILRGIGLSAEQIDALREQGAVGPAYQS
- a CDS encoding thiolase family protein gives rise to the protein MRETVIVEAVRTPVGKRNGGLSGFHAADLSALVLNALVERAGISPDIIDDVIWGCVSQVGDQSSNIGRYSVLAAGWPEHIPGTTVNRACGSSQQALDFAVQAVMSGQQDVVVAGGVEVMSKVPLGAARATGQPYGPKVFQRYQDFSFNQGISAEMISQKWGFSRTQLDEYSVASHERAAAAQDRGAFENQMITVFPDPADQLDPVVADEGVRRGTTVEKLAGLKPAFADDGVIHAGNSSQISDGAAALLVMTAEAAVTMGLSPIARYRAGAVTGADPVLMLTGPIPATEKVLHKAGVRLDEVGVFEVNEAFAPVPLAWLAETGADEAKLNPLGGAIALGHPLGASGAVLMTRMINHMRDNGIRYGLQTMCEGGGTANATLVELID
- a CDS encoding acyl-CoA dehydrogenase family protein; amino-acid sequence: MQRNLFTEDHEAFRALARDFIEKEVVPAYPEWEKGGRMPRDVFKQLGELGMLGMAIPEEYGGAGIDDYRYNVVLQEEAARALVTLSTVRTQLEVILPYFLHYANDEQRQRWFPGLAAGTLLTAVAMTEPGTGSDLAGMRTSAVRDGDEYVLNGAKTFITGGIQADLVVVVARTSTDPENRRKGLTLLVVEDGMAGFERGRELEKMGCKVQDTAELSFTDVRVPVANVLGVEGEAFSYLGHNLAQERLTVAVGSVAQARSAIAAAISYTKDRKAFGQPVASFQNTKFEMAACSTEVEAAQAMLDRAVALHVDGELSGADAARVKLFCTEMQARVIDRCLQLFGGYGYMMEYPIARLYTDARVARIYAGTSEVMKVIIAKSLGL
- a CDS encoding TetR/AcrR family transcriptional regulator, yielding MQGQSQGARPYATLLAKGEDRRQRILSVAERLLARNGWRNTSLAQIAREAGVTSAGLLHHFESKEQLLNAVLDARDLDDDTHADRSGNLADEIRRVAERFVRAPEMVGTFTVLLVENIQPDAPLHDRLLKRQQAARDIVADIITRGQLSGRYRTDIDAATKAVEILAFINGMETSWLLDPSLPLTDVFKSYAEMLGREIEQPGGRNGAADQ